A window of Zingiber officinale cultivar Zhangliang chromosome 5A, Zo_v1.1, whole genome shotgun sequence contains these coding sequences:
- the LOC121980453 gene encoding nucleobase-ascorbate transporter 6-like, producing the protein MSGAAPAPKQDELVPHPVKDQLSVAYCINSPPPWPEAVLLGFQHYLVMLGTTVIIPTALVPQMGGGNDEKARVIQTLLFVAGINTLLQSCFGTCLPAVIGGSYSFVLPTISIILARRYNNIVDPHEKFLHIMRGTQGALIVASTLQIVVGFSGLWRNITRFLSPLSAAPVVALTGFGLYELGFPGVAKCVEVGLPVIIVLVIFSQYVPQALHHRKLPVFERFAVIFSILIVWFYAYLLTIGGAYRHDPPKTQVHCRTDRSGLVGGAPWIRVPYPFQWGAPSFNAGEAFAMMAASLVVLVESTGTFMAVARYASATPVPPSVLSRGIGWQGIGILLDGLFGTANGSTVSVENAGLLALTNIGSRRVVQISAGFMIFFSILGKFGAVFASIPAPIFAALYCVLFAYVGSAGLSFLQFCNLNSFRTKFILGFSVFMGLSVPQYFNEYTSVAGHGPVHTGARWFNDIVNVIFSSKPFVAGLVAYFLDNTLHRHDSNVRKDRGYHWWHKFRSYKGDTRTDEFYKLPFNLNKFFPSV; encoded by the exons cTGAGGCTGTTCTTCTTGGATTCCAGCACTACCTGGTTATGCTTGGAACCACTGTTATCATCCCCACTGCGCTTGTTCCTCAAATGGGAGGAGGAAAT GATGAGAAAGCAAGGGTAATCCAGACATTGTTGTTTGTGGCTGGTATTAACACACTTCTTCAAAGCTGCTTTGGAACTTGCTTGCCGGCTGTAATTGGAGGGTCATATTCATTTGTGCTTCCAACCATATCTATCATTTTGGCAAGGCGTTACAACAATATAGTGGATCCTCACGAG AAATTCTTGCATATCATGCGTGGAACCCAAGGTGCATTAATTGTGGCATCAACGCTACAAATTGTTGTTGGTTTTAGTGGACTTTGGCGTAATATAACAAG ATTTCTAAGTCCACTATCAGCAGCCCCTGTGGTAGCACTTACTGGGTTTGGACTCTATGAGCTTGGTTTTCCTGGG GTTGCAAAGTGTGTTGAAGTAGGGCTCCCAGTCATCATTGTTTTAGTGATATTTTCACAG TATGTCCCTCAAGCATTGCATCATAGGAAGCTGCCTGTATTTGAGAGATTCGCTGtgatattttcaattttaattgtgTGGTTCTATGCCTACCTTCTCACAATTGGTGGGGCATATAGGCATGACCCACCAAAGACACAAGTGCATTGCCGCACTGATCGTTCTGGTCTTGTTGGTGGTGCTCCCTG GATAAGAGTTCCATATCCTTTCCAATGGGGAGCTCCAAGTTTTAATGCCGGTGAAGCTTTTGCAATGATGGCAGCATCTTTGGTTGTCCTTGTAGAG TCTACTGGTACTTTCATGGCTGTAGCAAGGTATGCAAGTGCAACCCCTGTGCCTCCTTCAGTTCTCAGTCGAGGTATTGGTTGGCAG GGTATTGGTATCTTGTTGGATGGATTGTTTGGAACAGCAAATGGTTCAACAGTGTCAGT TGAAAATGCTGGTTTGCTGGCCTTGACAAATATTGGCAGTCGCAGAGTTGTGCAAATATCTGCTGGATTTATGATCTTCTTTTCCATCCTTG GGAAATTTGGAGCAGTTTTTGCTTCCATTCCTGCACCAATCTTCGCAGCCCTTTACTGTGTTTTGTTTGCATATGTTG GTTCTGCGGGCCTCAGTTTCCTTCAGTTTTGTAATCTCAACAGCTTCCGCACCAAGTTCATCCTAGGATTCTCTGTTTTCATGGGTTTGTCCGTTCCCCAGTACTTCAATGAATACACTTCTGTTGCTGGTCATGGCCCAGTCCACACCGGGGCGAGATGG TTCAACGATATCGTCAATGTGATATTCTCTTCAAAACCATTTGTTGCGGGGCTTGTGGCTTATTTCTTGGACAATACCCTCCATAGGCACGACAGCAATGTGAGGAAAGACAGGGGTTACCATTGGTGGCACAAATTCCGTTCCTACAAGGGCGATACAAGAACTGACGAATTCTACAAATTGCCATTTAATCTCAATAAGTTCTTTCCATCAGTGTGA